The Bdellovibrio bacteriovorus DNA segment TTCGCTCACACTTAATGTGTTGCCGTCAAAAAATGTATGGTCATTGTGAGCGTAAACTGGAGTCACCAAGTCTACGCGTGGGAACTTACGCTCTTTGAATGCGCCGGAAAGGTGATCTTTCGTCTCGATCAGGCGGCAAAGGCGGTCTTTGGAAAACTCTTGAAGGTCACCCACCAGAGTCCAATTTTCCATGTGCGGAGCCCAGACGTAGTTGTAATCAAAGAGCTCGCCATTTTGGATCATCGTGATCAGGGATTTATATTCGTAGGGACCATATTTCATTTCCCCACGAAGAATGTACCACTGAACTGTATTCGTTGCTGTTTGTACCCCACCCATACAAATAACCCCTTACAGTTTGATCGACTTCGGATAGTAGTCGATCTGAATGTTGGCGTTGGCGCCCGGAACTGAAGTTCCGTGGAAAGTGATTGTTAGATCACTGGCGTTGTACGTCCAACCATTGTTAACATCATTGCTCACTGCCACACCATCGACAGTCACTTTGATTGTATCTACTTGTGGTTCACGGCTTAACTTGAACACTGCTGACAACTGGATGATAGAGTCTGAGATCAACTCGAGCGTATCACCGAAGTTTGAGCACAATGAACCTTTTACTCCGCCAGTAAGATCCGCAAGTTGTGGCAAGCGAGTTGAGATCTTACGTTGGAAGCCGTCTGTTGAAAGCTGAGTTTTACAAGCGGAATCTGGAACTGAAATCACGTTCACAGAATAGTTCTTACCGTTTGTCGCGGCGTTCGTGAAGCTATCCAAGAAGTCAACATAGCTTTGAACTGTGTAGTTCTTAGAAGCATCTTCGAAAGCGGACTGTGAAGAGCCCGAGAAGTCCTCTTCGTCACTCACGATGATCACGGCTAAGAAAGCCTCTTCACGGCGGAAGTTCGAGTTGAAAGGCTCCAGCAAGGCTTGCTTAAAGCTTTCAAACGCTCTTTCGTCACCATTACCAAGCGTTCCTTGCTTGATATTCGTAGAGAACACGTTGCTGAGGTTTGCGGTTT contains these protein-coding regions:
- a CDS encoding PilZ domain-containing protein gives rise to the protein MGGVQTATNTVQWYILRGEMKYGPYEYKSLITMIQNGELFDYNYVWAPHMENWTLVGDLQEFSKDRLCRLIETKDHLSGAFKERKFPRVDLVTPVYAHNDHTFFDGNTLSVSENGALVLLNDPLLQLGQKIMINFRVSENNPQTFNALCEIVRKNFSKQRLNVKSGLHYAVRFLQVQDQGMAQLTKWTRGGVSKEETNDGILKVHE